CTGGCATTTTAGCTTCTTCCCGGCTGAGGGCATCCTCTCGACTCCCCCGGCTTCCGTCGGATCCGTTTATAGACCGATCTCCCCACATTTAAAAGACCTGCCCCCACGATGGGAATGACCACTTCATCGGCCACAAATTCCGTGAGCCACGTCACCGCAATATCTAAACCGGGCACGCCCTATCCTCCCCAAACGACTACTGTTGTCTTAGCGCTGCTGTGCTAGTGGGTACCTCGATTAAGGGGGAGAGACTGGGCCGCCGCCCGCTACAACCCCGATTCTCCCGTTGGCATCTAGACAACACTGGGAATGATTCAAGGTGCCCTAATGCTGTTGGGCTAATCCTTATCCACTATAGGCAGGGCCGTTCCCCAACAGTTTGGGGCAAAACCGCCCCCCAGTCTGGGGGGTTTGTGGCTTTACGGCTTTACCTTCGTACCTTCGTACCTTCGTACCTTCGTACCTTCGTACCTTCGTACCTTCGTACCTTCGTACCTTCGTACCTTCGTACCTTCGTACCTTCGTACCTTCGTACCCCACAAAAATCCCCGGTTCTGGGGGGCTGGCCCCCTGGCGCTGGCAGTCTGAACCAGAGGATGGGCCACGGTGAACCGGGGACAGAGGCGTTGCCCCTAGGGCAGGGTTAGGGCGTAGGTTCGGGGTTCATCACAAACACCGCCGTTGTGCGGGCGGGAATGTTGAAATTGCCCGAACTAGTGTCAAAATGGGCCGATCGCACGACAGGATCCACCGATTGTTGTTGAATGGGGTGTAATTGTAGGTCAAAGCCCCGCAAATCTGGTACCAGTAGTTCTTGGCCAAATTTATTGGCATTGAACACCACCACCACCGCCTCATGGTCAGGATCCAAATCGGGGGCGATTTGATCACTAATGGCCATAATGATGACACCATCCCGCTGGGCTGGCCCATTGTTATAAAATCGCAAGCGGGATTGGATATCCTTAGCCGTTTCCAGGCGAAAGAGCTTAGAACTTTTGCGGATTTTGAGAATCTCCTGGAAATGGTTCACCGCTGCTTCAATATCTTTCCGTTCCGGTTGGAAGCGAGGATCCCCTAGGAACTGCTCCTGAAACGGCCAGAGGTATTGGTTATTCCAGACGGGGGGTAAACCGCTGCCAAAGTGGTTGGTTTCATAGGAGAAATCCACCCGATTAAACCAGTCCCCTGAATCATAGCTGTTGTGATCCAGGGATTTGGAGCGCAGCATATCCGTTCCCATGGGGAAGAAGGGAATGCCTTGGCTGAGTCCAATAATGCTAAGACCCAGGTTTTGCACCCGCACCCGATCGGCCAGGGTCGTGACCCCCATGCCATTTTTGCCCATGGGCAGCTTGTAGACATTGAGATCAAAGAGGGTCTCGTTATCGTGGGCGGTCATGTAGTTGACGCTTTCCTGGGGATCCTCCGTGTAGCCCCCCAGATTTTGGCTATAGGTGACTTGGCCATAGCGATCGATAAAGGTGAAGTCCTTCAGTCCCCCCACTAGGCCGACGCGGATGCGATCGCTGGAAAACAGTAAATCATCATGGCTGCGGCGATAGTTGCCTTCGCTCCCATCGTAACCATTCCAGTCATAGGATTGGCCATTGATAAATCCCTGTTGCGGCTTGGGATCAAAACCGCCATAGATGGACTCCCGTGGGCGATCGTTAAAGGTGCCGATGCCCGTGCCCCCCAAGTTGTATTGGTTGGCGATGCGGAAGCCCCGCTGCTGGGCCGAGCCAAAGTCCCAACCTTCCCCATAGAGGTAGATCTGGGAACCATCCACCCCATCCTGCTCCAGGGTTAGGCTATGGAGCTTGTTCTGGAGAGCCACCATATTATCCAGGGTATGGAAGCCCATAAAGTCAAAGCGGAAGCCATCCACCTTGTAGTCCTTGGCCCAGCGGACAATGGTATCCACCATCAGCTTTTGCATCATGTGGAACTCGGTGGCGGTGTCGGGGCAGCAACTGCTGGTGTAGTGGTAGCCGTCGTTGGTCAGGCGGTAATAGTAGTTGGGAACGATTTTGTCGAGAACCGATTCCGGGTAAAGGGCGCTGCTACTGGTGTGGTTATAGACCACATCCATAATCAGTCGTAGACCATTGTCACTGAGGCTTTTGACCATTTCCC
This window of the Prochlorothrix hollandica PCC 9006 = CALU 1027 genome carries:
- a CDS encoding alpha-1,6-glucosidase domain-containing protein, which encodes EMVKSLSDNGLRLIMDVVYNHTSSSALYPESVLDKIVPNYYYRLTNDGYHYTSSCCPDTATEFHMMQKLMVDTIVRWAKDYKVDGFRFDFMGFHTLDNMVALQNKLHSLTLEQDGVDGSQIYLYGEGWDFGSAQQRGFRIANQYNLGGTGIGTFNDRPRESIYGGFDPKPQQGFINGQSYDWNGYDGSEGNYRRSHDDLLFSSDRIRVGLVGGLKDFTFIDRYGQVTYSQNLGGYTEDPQESVNYMTAHDNETLFDLNVYKLPMGKNGMGVTTLADRVRVQNLGLSIIGLSQGIPFFPMGTDMLRSKSLDHNSYDSGDWFNRVDFSYETNHFGSGLPPVWNNQYLWPFQEQFLGDPRFQPERKDIEAAVNHFQEILKIRKSSKLFRLETAKDIQSRLRFYNNGPAQRDGVIIMAISDQIAPDLDPDHEAVVVVFNANKFGQELLVPDLRGFDLQLHPIQQQSVDPVVRSAHFDTSSGNFNIPARTTAVFVMNPEPTP